The nucleotide sequence GGTCGGGGTCGTCCCACCACCAGCCCTTTTCCACCGTTACGCCCGCGTTGTTCACCAGCACGTCCACCTGACCGAAGCGGTCATGGGCCGCCTGCACGAGCGAGCGGCGCGAGGCGTCGTCGGTCACGTCGGTGGGCACGGCGAGAATGCGGCTGCCGCTGGGGTCCAGCCGCCGGGCGAGCGCGTGCAGCGTGTCGGCGCGGCGGGCGGCCAGAACCAGCGCGTACCCCTGTGCGGCGAGCGCTTCGGCGGTGACGAGGCCGATGCCGCTGGACGCGCCGGTCAGCACCACGACGGGCCGGGTCGGGGAAGAGGTGGGGGTCATGCGGGCATTGTAGAAGGGGCACTTCTCGCCTCGCCTTGGCCGCTTGCTCAGCTGTGGGTCAGCCGGACAGGGGAGACTGGGCGAATGTTCAGACGTGCCCTGCTGCTCACTGCCCTGGTCGCCGGGGCGGGGGTCGCCCAGTCCGCCCTGCCGCCCGCGCTGCCCACCCTGCAACCCGTCCCGCCGCCCGCGTCCGTTCCGGCGCTGCGGGGCACGTTCGCCCCCCTGCCCGCCGGACCCCTGCTGCCTGGCCCGCTCGCGCCTTCCGTTTCCCCGGCGACGGCTTCTTCCCCGGTGACGGCTGCCCTGTCCCCCTTTTCTCCGCGTGACCCGCTCTACGCCCGGCAGTGGAACCTCGCCGCCATTCGCATGCCGCAGGCGTGGGCGCTGTGGCAGACGCAAAAAACCCTGTCTCCGGTCACGGTGGCGGTGCTGGACACGGGCCACGTGGCCTCGCCGGAACTGGCCGGACGGGTGTTCGGCGGCTACGACTTCGTGTCGGACCCGGCGCGGGCGGGCGACGGCGGCGGGCGTGACCGGGACGCGAGTGCGGTGGGGCAATTCGCCTACCACGGCGAGGTCATCGCCAACCTCATCGGCGCGGCGCACGACGGGCGCGGCATGGCGGGCATCAACCCGCGTGCCCGCATCGTGCATGTGCGCGTGGCCGACGTGAACGGCGAAATCGCCCCGCAGGACCTCATAGACGGCCTGCGCTGGGCGGCGGGCCTGAGCGTGCCCGGCGTGCCGAGCAACCCCAATCCGGCGCGGGTGCTCAACCTCAGCCTCTTTGCCGACTTCATTCCGCTCACCGGCTGCGACGCCCGGATTCAGAAGGCGGTGGACGAGGTGACGGCCAGAGGCGTCCTGGTCGTCGTCGGGGCGGGCAACGACGGGCGCGACGCGAGCGGCTACTCGCCCGCCGGATGCCGGGGCGTGCTGACGGTGACGAGTGTGGACGGGGCAGGCCAGCGCCCCGGTTACGCCAACTGGGGCCGCACGGTGTCGCTCGGTGCGCCCGGCGGCGACCCCGCGCACGGCGTGGTGGCGAGCAGCGTGAGCGGCGTGGGGGGCGAACGCGAACCCAACGGCACGTCCTTTGCGGCCCCCCACGTTTCGGGCGTGGCGAGCCTGCTGCTCAGCGTGCGCCCTGGCCTCACCCGCGCGACGCTGAGCAGCCTGCTGACCCGGCAGGTCACGCCCTTCGTGGCGGGACGCTGTGACGCGGACCCCCGCCGCACCTGTGGCACGGGCCTGCTGAATGCCGAAGCCGCCCTCAAAGCGGCGCTGGCGCTGCCCCCGGTTCCCAAACCCTGAGGGGGCACCTGTCTCCGGGCGAGCGCTCTAGAGCATTTGACAAAAAGACGCAACGTCTTTTTGGCGAGCGGAGCGAGTGCAAAACACTGAGCAGGGCGGAGAATGGAGTGATGCGGGGCGCTGTTCCGCGCATCACG is from Deinococcus wulumuqiensis R12 and encodes:
- a CDS encoding S8 family serine peptidase, with protein sequence MFRRALLLTALVAGAGVAQSALPPALPTLQPVPPPASVPALRGTFAPLPAGPLLPGPLAPSVSPATASSPVTAALSPFSPRDPLYARQWNLAAIRMPQAWALWQTQKTLSPVTVAVLDTGHVASPELAGRVFGGYDFVSDPARAGDGGGRDRDASAVGQFAYHGEVIANLIGAAHDGRGMAGINPRARIVHVRVADVNGEIAPQDLIDGLRWAAGLSVPGVPSNPNPARVLNLSLFADFIPLTGCDARIQKAVDEVTARGVLVVVGAGNDGRDASGYSPAGCRGVLTVTSVDGAGQRPGYANWGRTVSLGAPGGDPAHGVVASSVSGVGGEREPNGTSFAAPHVSGVASLLLSVRPGLTRATLSSLLTRQVTPFVAGRCDADPRRTCGTGLLNAEAALKAALALPPVPKP